The proteins below are encoded in one region of Akkermansiaceae bacterium:
- a CDS encoding sigma-70 family RNA polymerase sigma factor, with the protein MAKQRKSVDPDADLVQRAQDGDTRAFDELVIRYSRKLYGLVYNMTSNKEDTHDLLQDIFAKAYRSLRRFRGNSTFYTWIYSISVNMTLNFLKKRKRRAGYSFDDIDSGIQNDPAFIDQGHRANPRRQSNIHELQKKLNEAMQALSEDHRSVVTMFDIQGMPHAEISRILGVSEGTVRSRLYYAHKQLQGYLEDFLTPTHSPEQ; encoded by the coding sequence ATGGCTAAACAGAGAAAATCGGTCGATCCCGACGCGGATCTTGTCCAGCGCGCCCAAGACGGCGATACCCGGGCCTTCGACGAGCTGGTCATCAGATACAGCCGAAAACTCTATGGCCTCGTCTACAACATGACCTCCAACAAGGAGGATACCCACGACCTGCTACAGGACATCTTTGCCAAGGCATACCGTTCACTGCGCCGGTTCCGGGGCAATTCAACCTTCTACACCTGGATTTACTCGATTTCGGTCAATATGACCCTGAATTTTCTCAAAAAACGGAAAAGACGGGCCGGATACAGCTTTGATGACATCGATTCCGGTATTCAGAACGACCCCGCATTCATCGACCAGGGGCATCGAGCCAATCCGCGCCGACAGTCAAATATCCACGAACTTCAAAAAAAATTGAACGAAGCCATGCAGGCACTGTCAGAGGACCATAGATCAGTAGTGACGATGTTCGATATCCAGGGCATGCCACACGCTGAAATAAGTCGTATTCTCGGGGTTTCGGAAGGAACCGTGAGGTCGCGGCTTTACTACGCCCATAAGCAACTCCAAGGATATCTAGAGGATTTCCTCACACCAACGCACTCACCGGAACAGTAA
- a CDS encoding MBL fold metallo-hydrolase — protein MSEDPRLTRTRSSIHLQTPEFSVLVDSGPDLREQALREKLTRVDAVVYTHAHLDHITGFDELRAFCWHREAPLPLYGSPACLKEIKRIFDWAFLPTNTYRGYIKPAPIETTGPFALGKLTITPVPVLHGNMDTQGYRFDYPGTPSIAYLPDVKTIPDASWPLVEDIPVLVIDSLHHREHATHMNLGEAIATGQSLRAEKVYLTHLSHELDVREAVSELPGHFQFAHDGLKLHFPIHP, from the coding sequence ATTTCCGAAGATCCACGACTCACCCGGACCCGGTCGTCGATCCATCTCCAGACACCGGAATTTTCGGTTTTGGTCGACAGCGGACCGGATCTGCGCGAGCAGGCCCTGCGTGAAAAGCTCACCCGGGTGGATGCGGTGGTCTATACACATGCCCACCTTGACCATATCACCGGCTTCGATGAATTGCGTGCCTTTTGCTGGCACCGTGAGGCCCCACTGCCACTCTATGGCTCGCCCGCCTGCCTGAAGGAGATCAAGCGGATCTTTGACTGGGCCTTCCTGCCAACCAATACCTACCGGGGATACATCAAACCTGCCCCCATCGAGACCACCGGACCCTTTGCCCTGGGAAAACTAACCATCACCCCGGTTCCGGTGCTTCACGGCAACATGGACACGCAAGGGTATCGCTTTGATTACCCGGGAACACCATCGATCGCCTATCTCCCTGACGTAAAAACCATCCCCGACGCGAGCTGGCCGCTGGTCGAGGACATTCCGGTACTCGTCATCGACTCCCTGCATCACCGCGAGCATGCAACCCACATGAACCTCGGCGAGGCAATCGCCACCGGCCAAAGCCTGCGGGCAGAAAAAGTCTATCTCACCCACCTCTCACATGAACTTGACGTCCGTGAGGCCGTAAGCGAGCTTCCCGGTCATTTCCAATTCGCCCACGACGGGCTTAAACTTCATTTTCCCATTCATCCATGA
- a CDS encoding HAD family hydrolase, which yields MVKSRIHHYENWIFDWSGTLVDDLAMVLDATNHVLRQYGKGEIGREDFRMSFRLPYSGYYEEILPGVPLSELEDHFRKGFADSEASGVTSPLLPFAVEFLRCLHAKGRRMFILSSMDADAFGRHAAELGVDHFFEATYAGVLDKRDQILHMLDLHQLDASRTIFLGDMCHDVETARHGGVTSIALLTGYQNVDQLAKSNPDLIAENLSEIQQLLESRAFSID from the coding sequence ATGGTCAAGTCCCGTATACATCACTACGAAAACTGGATATTCGATTGGTCCGGCACCCTGGTGGATGATCTGGCGATGGTGCTCGATGCCACCAACCACGTTCTGCGCCAGTATGGCAAAGGGGAGATCGGACGGGAGGACTTCAGAATGAGTTTCCGCCTGCCCTACTCCGGGTATTACGAGGAAATCCTCCCGGGCGTTCCGCTTTCCGAGCTCGAGGATCATTTCCGGAAAGGGTTTGCCGATTCCGAGGCGTCCGGAGTGACTTCTCCACTGCTTCCCTTCGCGGTGGAATTCCTGAGGTGTCTGCATGCAAAGGGGAGGCGTATGTTTATACTCAGCTCGATGGACGCCGACGCGTTTGGCCGTCATGCCGCGGAACTGGGTGTCGACCACTTTTTTGAAGCGACCTACGCCGGTGTCCTGGATAAGCGCGACCAGATCCTGCACATGCTCGACCTCCATCAGCTGGATGCCTCGCGCACCATTTTCCTCGGCGACATGTGCCACGATGTGGAAACGGCCCGCCACGGTGGCGTGACCTCCATCGCCCTGCTCACAGGCTATCAGAATGTGGACCAGCTGGCAAAATCCAACCCGGATCTCATTGCAGAGAACCTCTCAGAGATTCAACAACTGCTCGAATCCCGGGCCTTTTCAATCGATTGA
- the folB gene encoding dihydroneopterin aldolase produces the protein MKKSDQIFIRGLHVVCNIGVPDEERAEPQGLLVSASFSPHASPGPLADDIGRTIDYHAVATRLEEVCEEKPRKLIETLAEDLAAMVLAEFPVHKVTIEVEKFILPNTRCVGVSISRKAGR, from the coding sequence ATGAAAAAATCCGACCAGATTTTCATACGTGGTCTACACGTGGTGTGTAACATCGGTGTGCCGGACGAAGAGCGCGCTGAGCCCCAGGGCCTGCTGGTCAGTGCCAGTTTCTCCCCCCATGCATCACCCGGCCCCTTGGCCGACGATATCGGGCGCACCATCGATTACCATGCTGTTGCGACCAGACTGGAAGAAGTCTGTGAGGAAAAACCACGCAAGCTGATCGAAACCCTTGCGGAAGATTTGGCGGCGATGGTGCTTGCAGAGTTCCCCGTGCATAAAGTGACCATCGAAGTGGAAAAATTCATCCTGCCGAATACCCGCTGCGTGGGAGTATCGATTTCCCGCAAGGCCGGCAGGTAG
- a CDS encoding TIGR03790 family protein, producing the protein MKAILYIFCLAIPIAIPGANAAPIAPESVAVLYNSNIPESKDLAEFYAQMRKIPAANLVGLALPENDQITRQQYNTTLRDPLRKVFSDRGWWTLGNDRQGVRLPTSSKITTLVCMRGVPFKIQREAITPEQAESGPKLPAHFASNNEAAVDSELAMFGVHGLPTLGPLNNPYYNKDSAFADSKIPYMLLVGRIDGPDFTICKRMIGDAIATEARGLWGMCYLDLAKKGGGYEAGDQWLESIAKLNGTTGIPTVVDRNKQTFTTNYPMNDAALYYGWYTTHRDGPLLNKDFKFRRGAVAIHLHSYSASNLRDANKNWTGPLLAKGAAATVGNVYEPYLQLTHHFDVLHDRLVKGYSLVEAAYMAIPALSWQNVVLGDPLYRPFLHLDGSGQKEAADRDYRAIRLANESWGNDPDTMVKKLRTAAAAKANGKFYEYLGLWHRDHQQNQVAIAFFQTAGKKHIKESDRLRQWLYTADILRETGNKPLAIATLKEARQTIDDIPESKTIVALLNILDPPPPPPAKKPAPPADANKKTP; encoded by the coding sequence ATGAAAGCCATACTCTACATCTTCTGCCTTGCCATCCCAATAGCCATCCCAGGTGCCAACGCAGCTCCCATTGCCCCCGAAAGCGTTGCAGTCCTCTATAACAGCAACATCCCCGAGTCAAAGGATCTCGCAGAGTTCTATGCCCAGATGAGAAAGATTCCGGCAGCCAACCTGGTGGGTCTGGCGCTGCCGGAAAATGACCAGATCACCCGCCAACAATACAACACCACCCTGCGCGATCCACTCAGGAAGGTCTTTTCAGACCGCGGTTGGTGGACGTTGGGAAACGACCGGCAGGGAGTCCGGCTACCTACCTCAAGTAAAATCACCACCCTGGTCTGTATGCGTGGTGTGCCGTTCAAAATCCAGCGGGAAGCTATCACTCCCGAACAAGCTGAATCTGGCCCCAAGCTGCCTGCGCATTTTGCCAGCAACAACGAAGCCGCGGTCGACTCCGAGCTGGCTATGTTCGGTGTCCACGGCCTGCCGACCCTCGGCCCACTCAACAATCCCTACTACAACAAAGACAGTGCGTTTGCAGATAGCAAAATACCCTACATGCTGCTGGTCGGGCGCATTGACGGGCCCGACTTCACCATTTGCAAACGCATGATCGGTGACGCCATCGCCACCGAGGCGCGTGGCCTCTGGGGAATGTGTTACCTGGATCTTGCAAAAAAAGGCGGGGGCTACGAAGCTGGCGACCAGTGGCTGGAAAGTATCGCCAAACTCAATGGCACCACCGGCATCCCGACGGTCGTCGATCGCAACAAACAAACATTCACGACCAACTACCCGATGAATGATGCCGCCTTGTATTACGGCTGGTACACCACCCACAGGGACGGGCCGCTTCTCAACAAGGACTTCAAGTTCCGCCGGGGCGCCGTCGCCATCCACCTTCACTCCTACAGCGCATCCAATCTGCGCGATGCCAACAAAAACTGGACCGGCCCGCTACTCGCCAAAGGTGCCGCGGCAACCGTAGGGAACGTCTACGAGCCCTACCTGCAGCTGACCCATCACTTCGATGTCCTCCATGACCGGCTCGTTAAGGGTTACTCGCTGGTAGAGGCCGCCTACATGGCGATCCCCGCCCTGTCCTGGCAGAATGTTGTGTTAGGCGATCCATTATACCGGCCTTTTCTCCACCTCGACGGAAGCGGCCAGAAAGAGGCGGCTGATCGCGACTACCGCGCCATCCGCCTCGCCAACGAGAGCTGGGGTAACGACCCTGATACCATGGTCAAAAAACTCCGCACCGCAGCTGCCGCCAAAGCCAACGGAAAATTCTACGAGTATCTGGGTCTGTGGCATCGCGACCACCAGCAAAACCAGGTCGCCATCGCCTTTTTCCAGACTGCGGGCAAAAAACACATCAAGGAGTCCGACCGCTTGAGGCAGTGGCTCTATACGGCCGATATCCTTCGTGAGACAGGCAACAAACCTCTCGCCATCGCCACACTGAAGGAAGCGCGCCAGACTATCGACGACATTCCGGAGTCAAAAACCATCGTCGCGCTACTCAATATCCTTGATCCTCCCCCACCACCACCAGCCAAGAAGCCAGCACCTCCGGCGGATGCCAACAAGAAGACACCCTAA
- a CDS encoding GAF domain-containing protein, with protein MIPEIDDATRSLLQEVLKRSCCVIHCENSAMWLSEGDHLVPVLGFGPHAGKFVGSYSQPLSEGIISMVHASGQPFCENHIHRNPQHSSRLDQQLGIQTDAMIAVPVISNGEIIGVITCVHTSPAGQAGITHSFQASDMAELEYATALAGRVMGSIRSISG; from the coding sequence ATGATACCGGAAATCGACGACGCCACCCGCTCGCTCCTGCAAGAGGTGCTCAAGCGGTCATGCTGTGTCATTCATTGTGAAAACAGTGCGATGTGGCTCAGCGAGGGCGACCACCTCGTACCGGTGCTTGGATTCGGCCCCCACGCTGGAAAATTTGTCGGCAGCTACTCACAGCCCCTCAGCGAGGGCATCATCAGCATGGTGCACGCCTCCGGCCAGCCATTCTGTGAAAACCACATTCACCGCAACCCCCAACACAGCTCCCGACTCGACCAGCAGCTCGGCATCCAGACCGATGCCATGATCGCCGTCCCCGTCATTTCCAACGGCGAAATCATCGGCGTCATTACCTGTGTGCACACCAGCCCGGCCGGACAAGCGGGTATCACCCACTCATTCCAAGCCTCGGATATGGCCGAGCTTGAATACGCCACCGCCCTGGCGGGCAGAGTGATGGGGTCGATCCGATCAATTTCTGGCTGA
- a CDS encoding DUF721 domain-containing protein codes for MGTNPNTPPPSNPGGGQPKNRSHTLGDSTARHLEKKARARILVEWLGGVDPPNPSRNIHQPGEFLDHLLKQIGLAEGVDEQRLKEVWGAVAGPFVAQHTVPESIRGGVLVLRVLQPTMKFHLQQMSGKLLDNLHRELGDGIVKQVVFKIG; via the coding sequence ATGGGGACTAATCCCAACACTCCCCCCCCTTCTAATCCGGGTGGGGGACAACCCAAAAACAGGTCCCATACACTAGGGGACAGCACGGCGCGCCATCTTGAAAAAAAGGCGCGTGCCAGGATTCTTGTCGAATGGTTGGGTGGTGTCGATCCACCCAACCCGTCAAGGAATATCCACCAGCCGGGTGAGTTTCTCGATCACTTGCTCAAGCAGATCGGTCTGGCCGAGGGGGTCGATGAACAGCGACTCAAAGAGGTCTGGGGCGCGGTTGCCGGCCCGTTTGTAGCCCAACACACGGTGCCCGAGTCGATCCGCGGCGGTGTGCTCGTCCTGCGGGTGTTACAACCGACGATGAAGTTCCACCTGCAGCAAATGAGTGGCAAACTCCTCGACAACCTCCACCGGGAACTCGGCGACGGCATCGTCAAGCAGGTCGTTTTTAAAATAGGGTAA
- a CDS encoding 6-bladed beta-propeller, whose translation MIQLTTTIAIVATGLIAFVQAHEGHHHAPKGKEVTEVLHTGKGAFTYQTVPGFGKLPDGSNLGPTHGGVVIDKAGLIYVSTNGDKAMCVFKPDGTFVKAMTPSVQGIHGMQIASEGDKEFIYGAQLGGNKDQNLRALKLDLDGNIIMTIPNKDTGEIPGGLNGITGIAVAPDGSIFVSMGYGSNLIHKFDKAGKILKTFGGRGKEEQKFITCHGLGIDLRFGKPRLLVCDREKRRLVHLDLDGNWIGEHATGLRRPCAVSFHGDYCAVAELEARVVILDKEGKPVSLVGDNPNKKQWAGFQVKPADQKPGIFTAPHGLSFDKDGNLYVQDWNATGRVSKLLLVKSPD comes from the coding sequence ATGATACAACTAACAACCACCATTGCCATCGTTGCCACGGGCCTCATCGCTTTCGTTCAAGCGCATGAAGGTCATCATCACGCCCCCAAGGGAAAAGAGGTCACCGAAGTCCTCCACACCGGCAAAGGCGCATTCACCTATCAGACGGTTCCCGGCTTTGGCAAGCTGCCCGACGGCTCAAACCTTGGCCCTACACACGGTGGCGTTGTCATCGATAAAGCGGGCCTCATCTACGTCAGCACCAACGGCGACAAGGCAATGTGTGTCTTCAAACCCGACGGCACCTTCGTCAAGGCCATGACACCCTCCGTACAGGGCATCCATGGCATGCAGATCGCCAGCGAAGGCGACAAGGAATTCATCTATGGCGCACAACTGGGTGGTAACAAAGATCAAAACCTCCGCGCACTCAAGCTCGATCTGGATGGCAACATCATCATGACCATCCCTAACAAAGACACCGGCGAGATCCCGGGCGGACTTAACGGCATCACCGGCATCGCGGTGGCCCCCGATGGCTCGATCTTCGTCAGCATGGGCTACGGCTCCAACCTGATCCACAAATTCGACAAGGCCGGTAAAATCCTCAAGACCTTCGGCGGACGCGGTAAGGAGGAACAGAAATTCATCACCTGCCACGGTCTCGGCATCGACCTGCGCTTTGGCAAACCCCGGTTATTGGTATGCGACCGTGAAAAGCGTCGACTCGTCCACCTCGATCTCGATGGCAACTGGATCGGCGAACACGCCACCGGACTGCGCCGCCCCTGCGCGGTTTCCTTCCACGGCGACTACTGTGCCGTTGCCGAGCTCGAAGCACGCGTCGTCATCCTCGATAAAGAGGGAAAACCTGTCTCGCTGGTAGGCGACAACCCCAATAAAAAACAATGGGCCGGCTTCCAAGTCAAACCAGCCGACCAGAAACCAGGTATCTTCACAGCCCCTCACGGCCTGAGTTTTGACAAAGACGGCAACCTCTACGTGCAGGACTGGAACGCCACCGGTCGGGTCAGCAAGCTGTTGCTGGTCAAATCGCCCGATTAA
- a CDS encoding FAD-dependent oxidoreductase: MQRRNFLKILGASSLTPGAIDASAAHANHAPNDILVDAVSFADHGGWVVDPQFIEQMGSPYLLAHGMGKPVANASTKITVKKTGTYHAWVRTRNWCPGPWEAPGRFQLAIDGVVNKTIFGTQDGWAWQKGAAVQLSKGVAKLELVDLSGFEGRCDAVFFTENADCIPPTDLKDLGAWRNRQHGGSLRGDIDETHDFDLVIVGGGIAGCGAALAADEQGLKVALIQNRPVLGGNASKEVRVHTLGIHGKVARLLKKIDTKHWPNNSPDAIKDDAKRHASLEAAKNVTLFMDYSVTEVTMDGKSIRSVAARSNTSHRRIRVKGRQFIDCSGDGIVGFKAGATCRYGRESKNEFDEGWDKYGDLWSPDKKDNRVMGTTVMWRSVPSDKASQFPATPWAKDVAKTYAEKKSEWYWEYSANDRHQVDDAEAIRDHMFRAVYGNFSNVKKNPANARLKLEWVAFIAGKRESRRIMGDHLYTMKDVTSLTNFPDTVVEEKREIDVHYQKSLKGYIVDFISKALFMKLRGHYYIPFRSLYSKDVPNLMMAGRCFSCSHIGLGGPRVMLTCGQMGVATGYAAALCKKHGTTPRGIAKNHINELRKLIGFE, encoded by the coding sequence ATGCAACGACGCAATTTTCTGAAAATCCTTGGTGCCTCATCCTTGACTCCGGGTGCCATCGATGCATCTGCGGCCCATGCAAACCATGCCCCGAATGATATCCTGGTCGATGCCGTAAGCTTCGCCGACCACGGTGGCTGGGTGGTCGATCCACAATTTATCGAACAAATGGGCTCACCTTACTTGCTCGCCCATGGCATGGGGAAACCCGTGGCAAACGCCTCAACAAAGATCACTGTCAAAAAAACGGGAACCTACCATGCCTGGGTCCGCACCAGGAACTGGTGTCCCGGCCCCTGGGAAGCCCCCGGTCGATTCCAGCTTGCCATCGACGGAGTCGTCAACAAAACCATCTTCGGCACACAAGACGGATGGGCGTGGCAAAAAGGAGCCGCGGTGCAGTTATCCAAGGGTGTGGCGAAACTCGAACTGGTTGACCTGAGCGGCTTCGAAGGTCGATGCGACGCTGTCTTTTTCACTGAAAACGCCGATTGCATACCACCCACCGACCTCAAGGACCTCGGGGCCTGGAGAAATCGGCAGCATGGTGGCTCACTCCGGGGTGATATCGATGAAACACACGATTTCGACCTCGTCATCGTCGGTGGCGGAATCGCCGGCTGCGGTGCCGCGCTCGCCGCCGATGAACAGGGGCTCAAAGTGGCACTCATACAAAACCGACCAGTGCTCGGCGGCAACGCCAGTAAGGAAGTCCGGGTGCACACACTCGGAATCCACGGCAAGGTCGCCCGTTTACTCAAAAAAATCGACACCAAACACTGGCCTAACAACTCACCGGACGCCATCAAGGATGACGCCAAACGCCACGCTTCACTCGAAGCAGCCAAGAACGTCACCCTGTTCATGGACTACTCTGTTACCGAAGTCACGATGGATGGAAAATCGATCCGTAGCGTGGCGGCGCGCAGCAATACGTCGCATCGGCGTATTCGCGTGAAGGGCCGCCAGTTTATCGATTGCTCCGGTGATGGCATTGTTGGTTTCAAGGCCGGTGCCACCTGCCGCTATGGCAGGGAGTCAAAAAACGAGTTTGATGAAGGTTGGGATAAATACGGCGACCTCTGGAGCCCGGATAAAAAGGATAACCGCGTCATGGGCACCACGGTGATGTGGCGCAGTGTGCCATCGGATAAAGCCAGCCAGTTCCCCGCAACCCCATGGGCGAAAGACGTCGCCAAGACCTACGCGGAAAAGAAAAGTGAATGGTATTGGGAGTATTCCGCTAACGACAGGCATCAGGTCGACGATGCCGAAGCCATCCGCGACCACATGTTCCGTGCCGTGTATGGCAATTTTTCCAATGTCAAAAAGAATCCGGCCAATGCCCGGCTCAAGCTCGAGTGGGTCGCCTTTATTGCAGGTAAGCGCGAGTCCCGAAGGATCATGGGGGATCATCTTTACACGATGAAAGATGTCACCAGCCTGACAAATTTCCCCGACACCGTGGTGGAAGAAAAGCGGGAAATCGACGTGCACTACCAGAAAAGCCTCAAGGGCTATATCGTCGATTTCATTTCCAAGGCTCTGTTCATGAAGCTCAGGGGGCATTACTACATTCCCTTCCGCTCACTTTACTCCAAGGATGTCCCCAACCTGATGATGGCGGGACGTTGTTTCAGCTGTTCCCATATCGGTCTGGGCGGCCCCCGGGTGATGCTTACCTGTGGGCAGATGGGAGTAGCAACAGGATACGCAGCGGCACTTTGCAAAAAACACGGCACCACACCACGCGGCATCGCAAAGAATCACATCAATGAGCTTCGTAAGCTGATAGGTTTCGAGTAA
- a CDS encoding serine protease has product MKKNTLSTGTRVTGMVALVAASTLGFTLSPLKAQNVDFAPLAVKGGKASSSSFVFLDDKGTLATVVELGSDVTKASLTLEGKKVPLKFVVNDADSRIAIYQLPTGSPASQPAAIGASLQLKPSDKVFTSATDHSDPARVVGRVHRFQGKVLPLAVLRVNHSKAAPRPGSGVYDTDGKLVGLVRQAVYNAPNSSYCLPVEVITRVLNDHRRNGRVGRCWIGIVMDELVAAPIVESVRPDSPAKKAGLQNGDVILSIGDQAVGDYAGVVDAFYYLVAGETKKFRVLRGTEVKELDITPEVSPGR; this is encoded by the coding sequence ATGAAAAAAAACACCCTATCCACCGGCACCAGAGTCACTGGTATGGTCGCGCTTGTTGCCGCAAGCACCCTTGGATTTACGCTTTCCCCACTCAAAGCCCAGAACGTGGACTTTGCTCCACTGGCAGTGAAAGGGGGGAAGGCCTCCAGTTCGTCCTTCGTCTTCCTGGATGACAAGGGCACCCTGGCCACAGTCGTCGAGCTTGGTTCTGATGTCACCAAGGCATCTCTAACACTCGAGGGGAAAAAAGTGCCACTCAAGTTTGTGGTCAATGACGCTGACAGCCGGATCGCCATCTACCAGCTACCCACCGGCTCACCGGCCAGTCAGCCGGCAGCCATAGGGGCATCACTGCAACTGAAGCCATCCGACAAGGTTTTTACCTCGGCCACCGATCACAGTGATCCGGCGCGCGTCGTGGGACGGGTACATCGTTTCCAGGGCAAGGTGCTTCCGCTCGCTGTTCTCCGTGTCAATCACTCCAAGGCCGCACCCAGGCCGGGGAGTGGGGTCTATGATACCGACGGAAAACTTGTCGGCCTGGTCCGTCAGGCCGTCTACAACGCACCTAACAGTAGTTACTGCCTGCCCGTGGAGGTCATCACCCGGGTTCTTAATGACCACCGGCGCAATGGTCGCGTCGGCCGGTGCTGGATCGGTATTGTCATGGACGAGCTGGTCGCGGCTCCCATCGTCGAAAGTGTCAGACCCGATTCCCCCGCCAAGAAAGCCGGGCTTCAAAATGGGGACGTCATCCTGAGTATCGGCGATCAAGCCGTCGGTGATTATGCCGGAGTTGTGGATGCCTTTTATTACCTTGTTGCAGGAGAAACTAAAAAATTCCGTGTCCTGCGCGGCACCGAGGTCAAGGAGCTTGACATCACCCCCGAGGTCAGCCCGGGGCGTTGA
- a CDS encoding ferredoxin: protein MADKEDINPENVKGAFYVDSQCIDCDLCRETAPNNFKREEDEGYSYVFKQPENDEEREQCEEAMEGCPVEAIGDDGD, encoded by the coding sequence ATGGCCGACAAAGAAGATATTAATCCTGAAAATGTGAAAGGCGCTTTCTACGTAGATAGTCAGTGCATCGACTGTGACCTCTGCCGCGAGACGGCACCAAACAACTTCAAGCGTGAGGAGGACGAAGGTTATTCTTACGTGTTCAAACAGCCTGAAAACGACGAGGAGCGCGAGCAGTGCGAGGAGGCCATGGAAGGTTGCCCCGTCGAGGCTATCGGCGACGATGGGGACTAA
- the recN gene encoding DNA repair protein RecN: MLSLLKIKNLALVDELEWHLDTGLVGVTGETGAGKSVIVGALKLVLGERAEKGLIRTGEASCVVEAVFDLPNLPQINAVLEDGGLETCDDGQLIVKRVIGQSSNKQFVNNSPATLAVLKNLGEYLVDLHGPHDHQGLLSTDRQLSMLDAYAGLVSVSADYRVAWRIWREKSDALQAFQASGKEGERELDLLRHQVWEIDSARPNPDEEEELESAYQRASNSSRLVELASRAIGFLSGSDESLLEQLGHLQKVSRDLEKLDPALRDTLEGVDKTVLELQEMESGLTDYLDDLGTEPAELLRLEERINTLETLKRKYGPTLEDVLAHREQVAQRLDAVENRAEHLQQLQDELDAARAEADKLGMKLSQKRRKEAPRLARDIARHLKELGFKQAAFEVRLVPHSKPQASGLEDVEFEFGPNPGEPLKPLRQIASSGEISRVMLSVKSALAEQDATPLMVFDEIDANVGGEIARAVGEKMARLGDRHQVVAITHFPQVAAVASHHFVVSKVVEDGRTCSRLVAVQGEDRICELVRMLGGGGGKQARAMAESLLG, from the coding sequence ATGCTAAGTTTACTTAAAATCAAAAACCTCGCGCTCGTCGACGAACTTGAATGGCATCTGGATACAGGGCTGGTGGGAGTGACCGGTGAGACGGGTGCCGGGAAATCAGTCATTGTGGGTGCCTTGAAACTTGTGCTTGGAGAACGGGCCGAAAAGGGACTGATCCGTACCGGCGAGGCGAGCTGCGTGGTCGAGGCTGTTTTCGACCTGCCCAATTTGCCACAGATCAACGCTGTGTTAGAGGATGGCGGACTGGAAACCTGTGACGACGGACAATTGATCGTGAAGCGTGTGATCGGCCAGTCGTCTAACAAACAATTTGTCAATAATTCACCCGCCACTCTCGCTGTGCTGAAAAACCTCGGCGAATACCTTGTCGATCTCCATGGCCCCCACGACCACCAGGGTTTGCTCTCGACCGATCGCCAACTCTCCATGCTGGATGCCTATGCGGGACTTGTTTCCGTTAGTGCCGACTACCGTGTGGCCTGGAGAATTTGGAGGGAAAAATCCGATGCCCTGCAAGCATTTCAGGCCTCCGGCAAGGAAGGGGAGCGGGAGCTCGATCTCCTTCGTCACCAGGTCTGGGAAATCGATTCAGCGCGACCGAATCCCGACGAGGAGGAGGAGCTGGAATCAGCCTATCAACGCGCCTCAAACAGCTCCCGACTGGTTGAGCTGGCAAGTAGGGCCATCGGGTTTCTTTCGGGAAGTGACGAGTCGTTGTTAGAACAGCTGGGGCATTTGCAAAAGGTCAGTCGTGATTTGGAAAAACTCGATCCCGCACTGCGCGATACCCTGGAGGGGGTTGATAAAACCGTGCTTGAACTCCAGGAAATGGAGAGTGGTCTGACTGATTACCTCGATGACCTCGGCACCGAGCCGGCTGAGCTCCTCCGGCTTGAGGAACGGATCAATACGTTGGAAACCTTGAAACGAAAATATGGGCCGACCCTGGAGGATGTGTTGGCCCATCGTGAGCAGGTGGCGCAACGCCTGGATGCGGTGGAGAATCGTGCCGAGCACTTGCAGCAGCTCCAGGATGAGCTTGATGCCGCCCGGGCCGAGGCTGACAAGCTGGGTATGAAGCTCAGTCAGAAGCGGCGCAAGGAGGCACCGCGGCTGGCCAGGGACATCGCCCGCCATCTCAAGGAACTCGGCTTCAAGCAGGCCGCCTTCGAGGTGCGGCTGGTGCCCCACAGTAAACCCCAGGCGAGTGGCCTTGAAGATGTGGAGTTCGAGTTCGGCCCCAACCCCGGGGAGCCGTTGAAGCCGCTCAGGCAGATCGCATCCAGCGGTGAAATCTCCCGTGTGATGCTCTCTGTAAAAAGCGCCCTGGCCGAGCAAGATGCCACGCCCTTGATGGTTTTTGATGAAATCGACGCCAATGTCGGTGGCGAGATCGCCCGCGCCGTAGGTGAGAAAATGGCCCGTCTGGGTGATCGACACCAAGTGGTGGCCATAACCCACTTTCCCCAGGTGGCTGCCGTCGCCTCACATCACTTTGTGGTCAGCAAGGTGGTCGAAGACGGAAGAACCTGTTCCCGACTGGTCGCGGTGCAGGGAGAAGACCGTATCTGTGAACTGGTCCGGATGCTCGGAGGGGGAGGTGGCAAACAGGCGCGCGCAATGGCCGAAAGTCTGCTGGGGTAG